ttgttgaacctcatacagttggcctcagcccatcggtccagcctatccagatcctcctgcagagccttcctacccttgagcagatcgacacatgcacctaacttggtgtcgtctgcaaacttactgcgggtgcactcgatcccctcatccaggtcatcgataaagatattaaagagaactggccctaggAGAGGTGGCAGAAGTAGCACATAGTCCACAAATACAGGATACATATCACAGACTGCACATTTTTGTAGGAAGCTTTCATCTCCAAAACTCAGCACTTTTTGAAACAGATTACCATCCTATATGTTGATTTGTGTGTTTACAGGCAAATCAGATAAAAAGTTTAGCTTTCCtttcacttagaaaaaaaaatactgagcttGCCAAATCATTAAGCCAGTTCGAGGACAGATTTACTATAAGTTTACTATATAATTAACtataattataaattatagTTATAGTAAAGTTATTATAAAATACTATGTAAGTCTGAAGGGAAGCTTCAGTTTGTACCCTTTGAAGTTTTCTATCCTGatgcaaaaaaaagtaatgctatTGATACCAACTAAATTGTCTATCACTGGAGAGTTTACAATGGAAATATTCAGTGTAATTTTTTATGTAAACATATATaacaaataaacacaagaaaCAGTTGCATGTTTAACTTTTCTAGCTCTCAGATGTATATAAGTCTATATTCTTTGCTTGTCTAGCTTTGCCTGTCCCCAGTTCTTGATGTCCATGTCTTAACATGGATTTGATCGAATGATATAAACAAGTACATCAATAACCAAagccaaccaaaaaaaaagcttagaaaaaataaaaattctcaatTCCGTAAAGTATACAAGATACCTTGGTATTTAAATTATGAAGTTGTTAAAAGGAGTTGTTACTAAAGAAGATTATTCAATACTACTGTGCTTTCAATAGGAAGGTCACAATTCTTATCCTGCTATTTACCAACAATGAAGAGATTAGataatgaaaaccaaaaatgtaTATACCCTCTTCACAGTCAGATTTGGAAAGCATCTTCAgactctgcttttccttcctctgaggGAAGCAGGAGAGTTTGGGGACTATCATGTTGCTGCTGTAATCCACCTTGTCAAAGATCATCGATGTTGTTCCTAAGCAACTCTGCACAGTGCTGTAGTTGCTGTCCATAGCTGATAAGGATGCACAGGGAATTGTTAACTGGCTGCAAGTGGGAGAGATGAAAGTTGCAGAAATTGTAAGTAAGGTCACCATCAAGGTAATACAATTCCTTTTTTGGGGTTAAAAAAGGAGGGAGATAACAGCAACAATGAAAATTAAGGATCCCACTCACATTAAATTTGTTCTCATATGGAAAACTCTTTTGATTCATCTTACTAAACAAAGAGAATGAGTGAGGATGCAGCAGACACTTTAAGACTGTGAGCTATTATTAGACAACATTACGTTATGTCCATTACAACCTCACAGTCTGACTCTCAGCAAGGAATGCCTGGATAGCCATGCTTGCAAGTGATAATTTGAAAGACTGTTCTCTGTTATCAGCCAAAATACTTTGAGAATCTGTCATTACAATAAAAAAGACCATATTTCTGGatatatattttcaagaatGCTAGGGTTttgtctcaaaatattttttttcaagaaaataattaataaaaacaatgtaaTATATTCTCATAATATTAGATCAGTTCAAGTACCTCTACAAAGTTACACAGAAAATTTTTATCATAGATGATTTAAAACTATACTGGaatatacttattttattttaatttactgaagTACCGAGTCTAAATAAAATCCTAGAAGTTTATATTGTTTGTTACACCATGGGAAGTTTTATCTACCTAAGGAAATTGAGTCTTCAGTGCTCAAACAGCCAAACTCGTTTATGCAGATACTCAAGGAAAgattttagaacatttttttaatgtctataCTATGTGATTCTAcattatgttttgaaaaatatatagaagTGTTCTTAGCATTGGCAGTACAACCTCATAGGTTAAATTTTGATATGAAGCTTTACTGTAAGTGGTAAGCTAGCACAAAATTGAGCTAAGGACCACCTGGTTAAGAGTCAACTCACAAATACAatatctccaaaaaaaaaaaaaatctactagGAGATCTATAGTCCATAGACCATGCTGATAAAGCTTATattactaaaaagaaagaaagaaagaaaaaaaaaagtacatgtaaGCAAACTCCTCCTCAAACTGACCACTTAAATCTACAAACCACAGGCATaagacaaaatatttgtcagCACACCAGAGTAGGGGATGAATATTCAGTGGTCCAAACTGAGACTTAGAGTTTACTTTTTCTTACCCACATCCAAATTTTAACAAATCTCCTTTATATAATCCAATTATGCATCCTACTGGAACCAATAAATCCTCAAATTGCATGTTTCGTTGAGAAAACAGACCACCTTACCTGACACTGTTTTATAATTCTATGCTTGATtcctaaaaacattttcattatttgaacAATATCTGCATACCATAACTCACATTTTTACACCTCGTTTTACACTGAACTGTTGACttgaaaaaaggcagaaaatgaggattaaaatagatattttccCTCTGATACCTCACACTACTCTCCTACTTatgttatcctttttttttttcttcccttgaatTACTTATAACTCTTTCCTAACAATTCTGTACACACAGCTGTCTATCTTATTCCACAGTGCTATGTGAATATGGGCCATATTGTATTTTCACAAGACTCTCTTAAGGTCTATCTGATTTTGATTGGAACAGGACATACTCAGTGTCTGTACAGTACTCTACATAGCTTAGAAATTATTCTTTTGTACAAAGGAGAATGCTTTCTAAAGCAACTGTCTACCCAGTATCCCAGCTTAGatgttttcaagtgttttcctgtgtttctaaGTACCTAAGCCTCTTCTGAGATTTCAAGCTGGGTGCCTATCTGCATCTCCAGATTCctaaatgcctttaaaaatcttctttgCAGTGTTTGGTTcctaaatactttaaatatgcaaactttaacttttttttcatgttaataacatttttgtatgATTTTATGCAACCTCCCATTTTCTATAACAGTGTGGAATTTAGTCCTAATTAAGCACATTTGCACATTTGCTCCAAAGGCTTCCACCTTCAGGATGGAGACCTGCAGATAAGTAGGGCACAAAATTCTGCAGCGGAATGTaagaaaggaaacttttttctaCATACATAAGCAATATGATTGCTTGTATGAATAATATCACCATGTCTTTAATATTTACACAAATAGCAGTCGTGAAGTCAGCTTGTAATTGCAGACTTAACTGATACCTGAATTTGTACTGATAATAGTAGAAACACTTGTACTGATGACTGGGTACATTAAGATATGGTTTCTAAAAATGCCTAAGTTTTATTTACTCAGgtgtaagaaaaatacagcagtctCATTTGAATTATAATAGAGATGAATTTTGCTGgaagattttttaaacaaaactgaaatattctgtgACTGATGTATTGGTCACATGATCTTCATATGCTCTCATGTTTGGATCTGAGCCTTCCTACTTGAAATACATGAGTAAATATTTGTatccaacatttttatttggaataCTTACACCCATTGCACATCAGGTGctctattttgtatttcatctcAAGTCCCATTTATTTAAGTGGAAGTAATGCAAATTTCTTTGTATACTTTggtaaaaatggatttttttcattaaaacaaagccCACAGTTTTTACTTAGCAGAGGGATTATGACATATCACCAGAAGCATGGTAAGATCAAAGtactacagggaaaaaaataaaaataaaaataagcaagcaaacaaacaaaaacaaacaaaaatcttaaaaataatggtAGAATTTAGGCTACTAATTGTGATAGGGGTTAAAGTCCAAGCATGGTTATTACTATTGTTCCAGAAAATGTAGTGTAAAACTATCATTTCAAAGTGCTGTCTATGAATTTGAAAACCTTTCCTCCACTGCCTGAGTAATGCcgaaaaaaacagatgttataAAGACTATTTCTTATGCAAAAATCTATTACCCAATAAATgataagaacagaaatataCGGAATCTTTTCTATCACTCTGTCAGCTCCCTTGTCAGGTAACTGATGAAACCTGAGAAGGCTGAAACTTTGTTTCTGGATTTCTAATTTATATTCCTTCTTTTGAACTACCTATCTATTTAACCGATGCTGAACCAGATTCTACTCTCATCAGTTTACCATGATACAAATTACGAACAATGAGATAACTGCAACCAGTAGACTATAGTGGCATACTACATGGTACTCTGGTACTTGAGCTTTCTCAAGTACTAGAAGTAATTCATTAGactttgtttcaaatgtttGGGAAATTGTCATCTTGAAGCTGCAAGATGTTGTCAACTTATTTTGGATAATCATCTTACTTCTGCACTGTTTATAAATTTCTGTGTTCAGAAATATGGTTTcaatttccagattttttttttcacagtagcACTGATTCTAATACTTTATTCAtacatttatatgttttttatattgcaaatttttcttcttagacAGGGGCACAATAATGTGAGTCAAGTACAGATTGTCATCACTCAGTTTGAACTTCTTGGGTTTGATCATTTACGGCTCTTACTGAATTCACAAAATTCACTGAGGATTAGTTGAATGATATGCCATAATTAATAGATCAGGCACCAATCATAATTACTCTCTGAGTCGATTTGTTCTGCTGCCCTAAATCAGTATATTTCTTCGTTATCTCCTGGTCCACAGCAATCTCATAGTTCTTATTCTTCTCTCACAATaactgcaacaaaacaaaattccatcTGTTTCCAccaaaggaggaaataaattacattctgtgcagaaatttctttctgttaagcATTACTTTCATGCTCTTCATAAATGAAGCTCACAAATTCACGATCAAGAAAAAGAGTGAAGTAAACTAACTGCCATTCCTCTAAGATATCTTCAGTATATCTTTTTAACTGGAAAGCTGGTCAGCAGTGCAACTAACCAGGATTGTAATGACCCAGGTTCTCTGTCAAGCCAGCAACAGCCCAATGCAGTTTGACTCCTCTTTGtattaaagaacaaataattttactCACTGCTATCAAAATGACCCTTGCTTTTTAGTATTTCATATTCTCCCTGGAGCCCTTTCTGAATATCTAGCAATATGCTTTGAAGGTGATTACACTACACTACACTTTGTCCCTCCTCTGTGATATAGTATTCTAACGATTCAGGCTAAGTCTCTGCTGTGAAGAGTAAATAGAATAAGACACCAAACACATTTGTAAAATCCAAAAATCACTAGGTTGTGTACaagaatataaaatagaaaaatgcaatttgaaaCAGGGCTGAAAAAATCAAACACGAAAAGAATGAATGACATGAAAGATACAGAAATAGTATTCCAGCTTTGCTAATCTTTAcctttgcaatatttttcatgagAGTATTTCTAACTGTTAATGAAATTGTTCACAGAATAAAGATTTTGAATTTTGTGTCTcttgttaaattttatttaactcATGTTTTTATATGAGTTCTGAAGAGGTGGATGTTTTCAAACTAGCATACAGAGACaataagaaacaaaaggcactcacagaaaaggaaaaccagatAATGTGTGtgacatttggggaaaaaaaaaaaaaaaaaaaaagaggtgctGTGGAAGTTTTATGATACTCATAAGGAAAaatctatcaaaaaaaaaaggtcaggaaaaaaaactcttatGAGGAAAGTTCAGGTCAAATGAATGACAATGATGATCAATGGAAGATTTGATCTAATCGTGAAGAATGAATGAGGACTCTGGAACAAAGAAGtagagtaaaataaaaccagaagagttttaatataaacatttaacTTGTCTGAAacaagggaggaaaggagcCAAGCCAGCTGACGAATAACAAAATAGGAAGACTAtggaaaatggtattttgaaagaaaagcaaagaaagtgaataGATGAAACATACCCCAGGGATGTGATGAGAATGGAAAAGGAATGACAAGAGAAGGGAATGTGTAGGAAAATGAAATCCATCATCCTATTGCCCTGTTCACTACTTGAAGTTTTCTACTGTCACATCTAGTCACCTGTTTGATTATAATGAATGTCTTCAGTACAAGTAATTTGATATGTCTTAGATGGTGTCCCTCATACATTATGGGCTCCAttaacaaataatgaaaatgaatgggTGCTTTATTGTTTCTAGGAGACACACTTCTAGTTTAcataatcaaaacaaataaatggtCTTATGTTTTAACTTCTTTCCATAAAATATTGTGCTCATCTACAAATGTATTATGTGACCTGACAAAGCTACCCAATGTAAATCctataaatataaaagttttaTATAGCAGTGAGATTGCTTTGGGACTAGTCACAAAAGAGCACCGTGTTCcttatttaaagaataatatatttataaattaaagtACACTACAGCTCTACCAGATTTGGGAACAAACATCACCTTGACACCTTCAAAACCTTACCAGTTATTCCAGCTGGCTACTGACAAGGCTGAAGGAATGTTACTAGATTATCACATTATAAGGTGACAGCAGCAGGTGTCATAACTGTGTCATTATGGATGTAGATGTTCACAAGCCCCTGTGTAAGTCTGTCAGTCCCAATTCAATAAACCTGAGCTTTTTTCTCTGCCATGTTTTACACTGCCTTGCTTCTTGACCTTTTTGTCCCTAACTTTTAtgatttcaatttatttttttttaatcttgaatcACCACAAACTGCTTTgtgatgtttttcatttttattctcttgtcTCTCTTctctattttgcttttgcaagaaTTAATactgataaaatataaaactgaaatttgaaagCAGACAGCTCAGTTTCTGGAAGAGTGAGTGCCATTACTCTAGCcacctttctgtcttttccttccttccttccttccttccttccttccttccttccttccttccttccttcctcccttcctccctcctttccttccttcctcccttccttccaccctttctttctctctctctttctctcttctttctctctctctcttccttccttccactctctgttttctttcttctttcattttatttctcgtctttttttccatttttcttttttcccctttcctttctcattgTGCTTtactcttcccttttttctctcctttctttcccccttttctctctacccctttcttcttttttcttttctttttctttccttccttctgttttccctttcttcttcgtcttcttcttcttcttcttcttcttcttcttcttcttcttcttcttcttcttcttcttcttcctcttcctcttcttctttttctttgcctttcaccTTTCTtgtttccctccctccttccttgcttgcttcatctcctccttccttccctatCTTTCTTTCATATAACGTCTCTATATACAGCTATGTACTACTTGAGTTGAGCAGTCAAGAACAGTTAAGAGCTGGAATGTCCTTGGAGGTTAAAATGCAGTAATATTTGAAGTCACTGTcactctgcagagaaaaatgtaacctatgtttttaaaagatgctttaaTTGCTCAGCAATCATGCAGAACTGAGAAATATAGCCCTGCTTCCATGATAATAACTCCCCAGAATACAAAGGTCACTTACTCAATACCCTTGCTAtctagaaaatatgaaaatgacaCCAGGACTCAAAACCTCAACTTTATATTAGTATATTATTTAGTATTAGTTTTCAggcatttttataatatttcagATAGCCTGCTGGGTGCTAttgtcatttcaaaaatatgatATTTCAGATAGTTTTGTtcctaaaagaagaaatgttgtTCATATAGAGCCTGTTTATATAGCTCTAATTCAgctaaaactaaaattaaaaataaatgggagtTCTACATTAGTGAGTGGATGAGAGGACCTTGCACAGAAGCAAAGATAGCAGTACTAATTACAATCAGCTTTCACTGAcccttgctgcttttccttgtaatttccctctctttttgtGTAATTATTCCATCACCTAAAAAGAGTTCAAAGCTTTTATTATGTTAATTCTatttaaattattcatatgtatttaacatttaaacatAATCTTTATATGGTTATCACGATATTATTAAAAGGACATCTAACTAATCCACTGATTAAAGACTTCCCAGAAATTTGGGATGTCTGTCATATCTGAACTTATATCTGAACTTCAGAGGGTGAAGCTTTGAATATCTGTGCAACCTGCTCAAAACTTTCTCTGTGAAAACTACCTCTAAAACTGAGTCaagcatgcatttttctttttaactcttttaCTTCCCCTCAGATCATGAATATTGTGTGGCTGCATActtgaaagcatgtttttaggttttattcagatatttttaatgatgttcTAATCCCATCAGTACACAGTACAACACCTCAAAACCTGGAACTATAGGATTGTATTCattatttcatgaaagaaacaaacaaaacttaacAACACCAAATGGATATCATACCCATGTAATAATAAACTGCAAACTGACCCTACTGCTGAGGGCAAAATTTTGTTCAGTACCATGGACAAGTACTGTCAAAACCGCATCCATAATAGTGAAAACAACTTACTCAAGAAACACCTTTCATtgcaaaaaaatacagaccAGTTCCTGCTCCTCTATAATAAGATTATTCATTCTGAATACTGCTAAATTCTCAAGAAATAACTTGTTGAAATCATCACGTATTAAAAAGATGTGGCAAAAAGAATCAGCATCAAAAAGCATAGGACTATGAAACTGCTTATCATATATAACTTGTTCCTTATGTTAACTTCTCCCTTCAGTTTGTCACTAtcagaagaaagtgaaaatctAAAAAATCCAGCAACCTTAAAAGCAGACTAAAATCCCCAAAGCTCCTGTCACTCCTTTTTAGCATAACTTGCCCTTACaagtaatgaaatatttacaatgcactatatttatcttcatttttatatcatGCTGAAGATAAAAGCCCTGTGCAAAAATTGGTGGCATAACACAGCCCCATTATCTTTTTCAATATTTGGTATGTCCGTTTCCCAACTAAATTAAATTGCACATAATAAATCAACTTTTTCATTACAGTATAATAAAGcactttcattttgttaaatttaaaaattttacgTTTCATAAATCTCAACAGTCCCAATAGGATGTGGCAAAATGCTTGATTAATAAAATGATGAGCATTTgctttagaaaagtaaaaagtttGACTTTCAACAACTGTAATTATtaaataactagaaaaaaatctaaggaataaaaaattttcagtttcacagCTCATACTCTACCTCTCAAAATTAGTTTCTTAAATTAGTCAGCCTTCTAAATCCCTGTCAGAATTACAGACATATACATTTTACAACCTTGTACACAGAATCAGCTTCTACAATAAGATTCCAGTATCAgtaagaaactttaaaaaaatgatactaTCACCCATCTTTCCAGCAAACTTCATCGCGGTCTGAATGTcaataactgcatttttaaattcctaATTCTCTGGAAGACTGCATAATGTCATTAGAATTATGTTTTAATACATAAGCTAGATTTGTCGTATAAAAATCTTACATTTCCTCAGATCATTTTCTAGAACCTGTCATGGGTCAGCGTAGCTTGACATGTCATTTACTTGAGACCAAGTTATAGTTACTTAAAATCAAAGGAAAGATATCCAGAGTCTTAAATGACATTAGGAATCATTTTTGTGAAGATTACGGTATCTATACTTGCTTTATTTCCGTGAAAGCAAATCACTTTGCAATATCCAACTCAATATCCAAGTCTACATCAATACATCACTTCAAACAAAATGGCAGATCCACACCCTTTTATGAAtgatcaaattaaaatattgcacCCTATTACTACTTTAGCAACACTGTAACTTGTCCTGTCAGCAAACATAATACACTATTAAAATTCCAAGGAATAACTCATagattttcctaaaatattccAATTTCActaactaaaacaaaataaaatgtcagataAAATAGCAAAGACACCAAATAGTTTTGggaattaatttttgtttgcttttttttttttttttcaatgtatctGTGATTTTGGGTTTTAGGTTACTTTAATTTCAGCAACACTTTTAGCTCAATTCACCATGCGAAACACTTAGACTAAGTGCTGAGTTGTATTCATGAAGTTCTGTGACAAAAACTTACCCTCACATTTTCTCtaccaaatttatttttttttaaattgagcaCCTTCTTGCCAACACACTTGTTGAAATGTTGGCTGTAACCAAACACCAGCTGCACTTACCCCAGTGTTGTCATGGTGACAATGGTGTACCAGAAGGCTGCAGGGATGCTGGTGAACTTGCTGGCTGATGAACCTTTCTCTGCATAGTACATGACTGTGGCAAAGATGATGATGGCCATAGTGAgtgagaagaggaggaagcctAACTCCGAGGCACAGCTTTTGAGGGTATAGCCCAGGATACGCAGCCCCTGCGAGTGGCGGGAAAACTTAAAGATCCTGAAGACACGAAAGACTCTTAGTGTCACAAAAGCCCCACTGACATCTTCATTATCTGTCATCACCAGGCCAATGTAATATGGCATGATGGCTACCACATCAATGATACTCATGACACTGCGCACGAATTTGTAGCGACTAGGGGCCGCCAGCAGGCGTAGGAGATATTCAACTGTGAAGATCATGACACAGGCGGTATCCAGACAGAAGAAAGCCACGGCATAGCGCTCTCCACAGGGCAGCTCCTTGATGCGACCCGGGCTTACCCCACAGGGCACTGTTTCCACCACATTGGCAATAACAGAGACAGCAATGAAGAAACCAGTGACATAGTAGAAGACCAGAGCCAGTGTACTGGTGTGGGGATTTTCAAAGGCCCGCCACATCCTCTGCCGAGCTGTCATTGAGGGCAGGGAGCTCTCAGCTGCATGATCCTGATCGGCATCATCCTGCAGGCGCTCAGCATTCTCACGCCGGCGATCCTTGTACTCCTCATAACAGCAGTCGCCAATGATCTCAGGGATGATGCCAAAGAAGGCCAGCTCCTCATCATAAGCAGAGATGCACTCCTGGCGGGGATAATGAAGCTTCCCAGTACGGTAGAAGTTGAGAATATGGCGGAAAATGTCAGGGTCCCGATCAAAAAAGTACTGCTGTGTCTCAGGGTGGTAAAAGAAGTCCCGCTCTGAACTGCCCAACAGGGTGTCAGGGTAGCGCTCTAAGGTGTCCAGCCACGTCTGGAACTGGATGCCACTTACATTCAGCACAATCAGGGAGTCCTGGCTTCGCTTCCTCTCCTGCCGTGGAGCAGCTGGCATGGGACCTGTGGCCACTGGCATCCATCCTATGGCCGCTGCCCTGGCAAAGGGCAACCATGCTGCTACTCCTGCTGCCATGGTCCCAAACAGTTACTACAGCTGAAGGAGCAAATCTACAGACAGTTCTGGTCCAGACACTAAAACAGAAAGtgataagaaaaatacaaacgCTCACACGTTTTCAAGGCAACAGAATTTCCGAACATTGTTGTGATTTGCAGCATTAACTGGGCCACCTTTTTGattcctcccctttttttttggtcctagAATATCCTTTCCAGGGGCTGGTTGGCCAGTTAGGACAATGAACCAGGGCACTTGGAAAATCAACGTATTCAAAGCAGCTACAACTCTCTAGCAGCCAAATCCTTTGGATACGAGGTCCATGCGAGGCCCCCGGATGGAAGCAGCGGTCCACGGAGCTCTAAACGCGGGAGCCGGCTGGTAGCCCTGGTGCAGCGGTGCAGCCACCTGGAAGGAGATTCTCCTCCACGCGCCATGCAGCCTCTCCGCCCG
This genomic window from Cygnus olor isolate bCygOlo1 chromosome 1, bCygOlo1.pri.v2, whole genome shotgun sequence contains:
- the KCND2 gene encoding potassium voltage-gated channel subfamily D member 2 is translated as MAAGVAAWLPFARAAAIGWMPVATGPMPAAPRQERKRSQDSLIVLNVSGIQFQTWLDTLERYPDTLLGSSERDFFYHPETQQYFFDRDPDIFRHILNFYRTGKLHYPRQECISAYDEELAFFGIIPEIIGDCCYEEYKDRRRENAERLQDDADQDHAAESSLPSMTARQRMWRAFENPHTSTLALVFYYVTGFFIAVSVIANVVETVPCGVSPGRIKELPCGERYAVAFFCLDTACVMIFTVEYLLRLLAAPSRYKFVRSVMSIIDVVAIMPYYIGLVMTDNEDVSGAFVTLRVFRVFRIFKFSRHSQGLRILGYTLKSCASELGFLLFSLTMAIIIFATVMYYAEKGSSASKFTSIPAAFWYTIVTMTTLGYGDMVPKTIAGKIFGSICSLSGVLVIALPVPVIVSNFSRIYHQNQRADKRRAQKKARLARIRAAKSGSANAYMQSKRNGLLSNQLQQSSSEEEQAFVSKSGSSFETQHHHLLHCLEKTTNHEFVDEQVYEESCMEVSTVNRPPSHSPSLSSQQGVTSTCCSRRHKKTYRIPNTTIAGSRQGSVQELSTIQIRCVERTPLSNSRSSLNAKVEECVKLNCEQPYVTTAIISIPTPPVTTPEGDDRPESPEYSGGNIVRVSAL